The following proteins come from a genomic window of Aspergillus oryzae RIB40 DNA, chromosome 4:
- a CDS encoding uncharacterized protein (predicted protein), with protein MNQRKVINDHATDVASAHRVCTAKYHERFIALVAAVEDLRDIQAKDPCFLEYEYEFDMPPSSGYYSDSSDAEESGEDGDEPANFYGSDLDFQEKWRIYHLKRNKIMGLCQSLHFARDHAQEVAICRPILDPSYFLSTSSPNPPDSHVVTA; from the exons ATGAATCAGAGGAAGGTTATCAATGATCATGCTACCGACGTTGCTTCGGCTCACCGTGTGTGCACGGCAAAGTATCATGAACGCTTTATCGCTCTTGTGGCTGCCGTGGAGGATCTTAGAGATATCCAGGCAAAAGATCCCTGCTTTTTGGAATACGAATATGAGTTTGATATGCCTCCCTCTTCTGGCTATTACAGTGATTCGAGCGACGCTGAGGAGAGCGGAGAGGACGGTGATGAACCTGCAAATTTCTATGGTAGTGACTTAGACTTCCAAGAGAAATGGCGAATTTATCATCTTAAAAGGAACAAGATTATGGGTCTTTGCCAGAGTCTGCATTTTGCCCGTG ACCATGCGCAAGAAGTGGCGATTTGCAGGCCTATTTTAGATCCAAGCTATTTCCTCTCCACTTCGAGTCCCAATCCTCCCGATAGTCATGTTG